One part of the Vicia villosa cultivar HV-30 ecotype Madison, WI linkage group LG6, Vvil1.0, whole genome shotgun sequence genome encodes these proteins:
- the LOC131613143 gene encoding uncharacterized protein LOC131613143, whose product MCIRVVDLWVVIEKNGDKHLEAVIQDGQGDKIHVITRSRDFPDWVEAVKEHETYNLYNGEPVENDVPLKVCCNPLKLIFNGGTTMTKVAIPEIPAHKFSFFPIEKFLKGDYKHNMLYDIFFHPFMDPVDPIGSAKKARARRSLLLRDLRSKRQKYCGPQQLHGDRMMNTPVSITPRQPLNELTPSLRNSYAVNPSGKQPMILTPRDAGSEPSISRHAFRTNLSTYQIGGLGTNLFSKFAGISAEKENESFTPSSLVNLKERSPSHEMEVLRTGCSSNVHTCPPSSRPRRGRPKNGYGVPNIARNLTRKFPDLASTNTATPASTLDGNEQTSNPALYTLNGRDANANFVLSTQPVQISSDLNNASSSGRKPRSTPIPKRSRGRPRKQLSEIPCPPSNFNRPFTFQSIGVASSKANDQPNTSYVNTPLVTPLQIPSVRNQPVCREVPPLTQSTHTHHCSSEPTCPIFTPTVNMDFNSDSDQDSDYDPFAAYHSEDEICSDTDEHEAPFTIHGYVTGIEDEYYDIGSPLIECRYCKAMMWYQERMHKSTHSANPKFMMCRGNGKVELPLLRQPPEPLATLQFDHESIVSRKFQQQIRLYNMMFAFTSPGARLDNRFNNGRGPPILRIQGQTCHRIGSMLPPQGSKPKFAQLYIYDTENEVENRMHHLRNKENIDPLVVNQLSNMLYEYNPHAKIFQMARQWLNSGEPQNLKLRLISNRSTDGRVYNQPTVSEVAALVIGDIDTAEMRDIIMQTRGGGLQRINELHASYMAYQYPLIFPYGEDGYGPDVAHRRLFQQFLVDGYTMLESEKLEWLHKNQPKLRVSKYNSLHQEGDQSQAPGLSIGKRVVLPSSFVGGRRFMDQLYYDGMAICSKVGFPDLFITFTCNPNWPEIQRVLGPLHLNPQDRPDIISRVFKIKFDQLLSDLTKKGVLGKVLALKLTLASRFIVDMYTIEFQKRGLPHAHILIFLHPSNKYPRPEDIDKIISAEVPDPETQPRLYNLVKAHMVHGPCGLANLKSPCMKDGRCTKFYPKKFQSTTIVDQEGYPVYRRRNNGHTIQKKDIIFHSGHVVPHNPSLLLKYEAHINMEWCNQNTSIKYLFKYINKGSDRISAIIQGQDKNNVDEIKQYLDCRYISPSEACWRIFSYTIHGRKPAVERLFFHMEGENSVYYKDYEQVGDVLLKPSVTESMFTAWFEANKIYEEARLLTYGDFVSKFVYHKRSRSWKPRKRGYTIGRLI is encoded by the exons ATGTGCATTAGAGTAGTTGATTTGTGGGTTGTTATTGAAAAAAATGGTGATAAACATCTGGAAGCCGTGATTCAAGATGGACAG GGTGATAAGATCCATGTAATAACTCGGAGCAGGGACTTCCCAGATTGGGTTGAAGCTGTCAAGGAGCATGAGACGTATAATCTATATAACGGGGAGCCAGTTGAAAATGATGTTCCTCTAAAGGTGTGTTGTAACCCACTCAAGCTCATCTTTAATGGAGGCACTACCATGACCAAAGTGGCTATACCGGAAATACCTGCTCATAAATTCAGTTTCTTTCCTATTGAGAAGTTCCTCAAGGGTGACTACAAACATAACATGTTGTATG ACATCTTTTTCCATCCATTCATGGACCCTGTTGACCCAATTGGCTCAGCCAAAAAGGCAAGAGCAAGAAGATCGTTGCTCTTGAGAGACTTGCGTTCCAAGCGTCAAAAATATTGTGGTCCACAACAACTACATGGCGATAGAATGATGAATACTCCAGTGTCAATTACACCTAGGCAACCTTTGAACGAATTGACTCCGTCACTACGAAACAGTTATGCAGTAAATCCGTCCGGTAAACAGCCTATGATCTTAACTCCACGTGATGCCGGTTCAGAACCTAGCATATCAAGACATGCTTTTAGGACAAATCTTAGCACCTACCAAATAGGAGGTTTGGGAACAAATCTATTCTCAAAATTTGCGGGAATTTCTGCGGAAAAGGAGAACGAATCCTTTACTCCTTCATCATTGGTCAATTTAAAAGAACGGTCACCCTCTCATGAAATGGAGGTCCTTAGAACTGGATGTTCTTCTAATGTACACAC GTGCCCACCAAGTTCCAGACCACGTCGGGGTAGGCCTAAAAATGGATATGGTGTTCCAAATATTGCTAGGAACTTGACCAGGAAGTTCCCTGATCTCGCAAGTACAAACACTGCTACGCCGGCCTCTACTCTCGACGGAAATGAACAAACCAG CAATCCAGCTCTGTACACACTTAATGGGAGAGATGCTAATGCTAATTTTGTGCTTTCAACTCAGCCAGTCCAGATTTCGTCTGATCTAAACAATGCATCGTCTTCCGGAAGAAAACCACG AAGTACTCCCATCCCTAAACGATCTAGGGGCAGGCCTAGAAAACAATTGAGCGAGATTCCATGTCCGCCGTCGAATTTCAATAGGCCGTTCACGTTCCAAAGCATTGGTGTGGCATCTTCCAAAGCAAATGACCAACCTAATACAAG TTATGTCAATACACCATTGGTCACGCCTCTGCAAATACCCAGTGTTAGAAACCAGCCTGTTTGTCGCGAAGTGCCGCCACTTACACAGTCCACACACACTCACCATTGTAGCTCGGAGCCAACGTGTCCGATTTTTACACCTACGGTTAATATGGATTTTAATAGCGACTCGGACCAAGATAGCGACTACGACCCTTTTGCAG CATATCATTCCGAAGATGAAATCTGTTCAGATACCGACGAGCATGAGGCACCTTTTACAATCCATGGCTATGTTACCGGAATTGAGGATG AATATTACGATATCGGTTCACCTCTTATCGAATGTCGTtattgtaaagcaatgatgtgGTATCAAGAGAGGATGCACAAAAGTACCCACTCTGCTAACCCGAAGTTTATGATGTGCCGTGGGAACGGAAAAGTTGAACTACCACTGCTAAGACAGCCTCCGGAACCACTTGCAACACTTCAGTTTGATCACGAAAGTATTGTTAGTCGGAAGTTTCAACAACAAATCCGACTATACAATATGATGTTTGCATTCACATCACCGGGAGCAAGGTTGGACAATCGTTTTAACAACGGACGTGGCCCTCCAATACTAAGGATACAAGGTCAAACGTGTCATCGCATCGGAAGTATGTTACCTCCTCAAGGAAGTAAACCAAAGTTCGCTCAGTTATATATTTATGACACCGAAAATGAGGTGGAAAACAGAATGCATCATCTAAG GAACAAAGAGAACATTGATCCTTTGGTTGTCAATCAACTGTCCAACATGTTGTATGAATACAATCCACATGCTAAGATATTTCAAATGGCAAGACAATGGTTGAATAGCGGGGAACCTCAGAACCTAAAACTGCGACTAATTTCTAATCGGTCTACCGATGGCAGAGTGTATAACCAGCCAACTGTTAGTGAAGTTGCAGCCTTGGTTATTGGAGATATTGACACGGCAGAAATGAGGGATATAATTATGCAAACTAGAGGAGGAGGACTTCAAAGAATCAACGAACTCCATGCATCTTACATGGCTTACCAATATCCGTTGATTTTTCCGTATGGTGAGGATGGCTATGGACCCGATGTAGCCCATAG ACGGCTGTTCCAGCAATTTCTGGTAGATGGTTACACTATGTTGGAGTCCGAGAAACTAGAATGGCTGCACAAAAATCAACCAAAGCTACgagtgtccaagtacaattcttTGCATCAAGAAGGCGACCAAAGTCAAGCTCCAGGTTTAAGCATAGGTAAACGAGTGGTGTTGCCTTCGTCCTTTGTTGGCGGTCGTAGGTTTATGGATCAACTGTACTACGATGGAATGGCTATATGCAGTAAAGTTGGATTTCCAGATTTGTTTATTACTTTTACCTGTAACCCAAATTGGCCTGAGATTCAAAGGGTTCTTGGTCCTCTGCATTTGAATCCTCAAGATCGACCAGATATCATTTCTAGAGTCttcaaaatcaagtttgatcAATTGCTTTCAGATTTGACCAAAAAAGGTGTTCTTGGAAAAGTGCTTGCTT TAAAATTAACTCTTGCATCACGGTTCATTGTAGATATGTACACCATTGAATTTCAAAAAAGAGGATTGCCTCATGCCCATATATTAATCTTCTTGCACCCTTCAAACAAATATCCAAGACCGGAAGACATTGACAAGATCATTAGTGCTGAAGTGCCCGATCCCGAAACACAACCTCGGCTGTACAATTTGGTCAAAGCTCACATGGTTCACGGTCCTTGTGGTTTGGCAAATCTCAAGTCACCTTGTATGAAAGATGGGAGGTGCACAAAGTTTTACCCTAAGAAATTCCAAAGTACAACAATAGTGGACCAAGAAGGCTACCCGGTTTATAGGAGAAGAAACAACGGACACACCATTCAAAAGAAAGACATCATTTTTCATAGTGGTCATGTTGTTCCTCACAATCCAAGTCTGTTGTTGAAATACGAAGCCCACATCAACATGGAATGGTGCAATCAAAACACTTCCATCAAATACCTTttcaaatatattaataaagGGTCCGATAGAATTTCGGCAATCATACAAGGCCAAGACAAAAACAACGTTGACGAGATCAAACAATATTTGGATTGTCGATACATCTCCCCAAGTGAAGCATGTTGGCGGATATTTTCTTATACTATACATGGCAGGAAACCAGCCGTAGAAAGATTGTTTTTTCACATGGAAGGTGAAAACTCCGTGTACTACAAAGACTACGAGCAGGTTGGTGATGTGTTGCTCAAACCAAGTGTAACGGAGTCCATGTTTACGGCTTGGTTTGAGGCAAACAAAATTTATGAGGAAGCAAGATTACTAACTTATGGTGACTTTGTTTCTAAATTTGTTTATCACAAACGAAGTCGAAGTTGGAAACCAAGAAAGCGAGGATATACCATTGGTCGATTGATTTAG